A genome region from Eurosta solidaginis isolate ZX-2024a chromosome 2, ASM4086904v1, whole genome shotgun sequence includes the following:
- the LOC137239533 gene encoding ankyrin repeat domain-containing protein 29 — translation MSLKKETPSDVLLHLAALRGDEINLRRVLDSGKVHVDCKDEDGTTPLILSSAGGHTPCVLELLEQGADPNSRRATGTTPLFFAAQGGYLDVVKILIKAGASVDTPSVDGGTPLFVAAQGGYVKLVRELLDCGANVNACMKDRATPVFIAAQNGHRTVLSLLLTAGAHPDMKRIDGATPLWIAAQMGHDHICKVLLQNGAFVDAVRCDGATPLFKAAHKGHAAVVTELLKHRPNLGLLPNGETALHAAAMFGHLTVCKQLIAAGSDIMQKNQEGLTALQVARQQKFSSICDYLQERLRMVRARTGAAS, via the exons AAAGAGACTCCCTCCGATGTGCTGTTACATTTGGCAGCACTACGTGGCGATGAAATCAACCTGCGGCGCGTACTCGACAGTGGTAAAGTGCATGTGGATTGCAAAGATGAG gaTGGCACAACACCTCTAATATTATCATCAGCGGGCGGTCATACACCCTGTGTTTTGGAGCTACTTGAACAGGGTGCTGATCCAAATTCGAGACGCGCTACTGGCACAACACCACTATTTTTCGCCGCACAGGGTGGTTACTTGGATGTtgttaaaattttgataaaagcgggcGCTAGCGTGGATACACCTTCTGTG GACGGTGGCACACCTCTTTTCGTTGCGGCGCAGGGTGGTTATGTTAAATTGGTTCGTGAATTGTTGGACTGTGGCGCCAATGTGAATGCGTGTATGAAG GACCGCGCTACACCCGTTTTCATAGCAGCCCAAAATGGCCATCGTACTGTACTCTCCCTGCTCCTCACCGCTGGCGCTCATCCCGATATGAAGCGCATCGATGGTGCCACACCACTCTGGATTGCAGCACAAATGGGGCACGATCACATATGTAAAGTGTTGTTGCAAAATGGCGCATTCGTGGATGCGGTGCGTTGTGATGGTGCGACACCACTTTTTAAGGCGGCGCACAAAGGACATGCAGCGGTTGTGACAGAATTGTTGAAGCATAGACCCAATTTGGGATTGTTGCCG AATGGTGAAACAGCGTTGCATGCGGCCGCCATGTTTGGTCACTTGACCGTTTGTAAGCAGCTGATTGCTGCTGGCAGTGATATTATGCAGAAAAATCAGGAGGGTCTAACAGCTTTACAAGTGGCGCGTCAACAGAAATTTTCATCAATTTGTGACTATCTACAGGAGCGGTTGCGTATGGTGCGTGCGCGTACTGGAGCGGCCTCATAA